From Leptospira bourretii, a single genomic window includes:
- a CDS encoding polymorphic toxin-type HINT domain-containing protein — MADAAGDPEAFQAKVKELDKDGKLNHPSDEFGTVDTGKSRSGFGVISGFFDDIGRSITGKETSFGSGYIDEKGKFHQRTCFVAGTLVTKLKPEYYVVADQLEPNSKYEEQVAIESIVVSDWVLSKNDETGETSYKRVANTFIRTTDAIYKVSLADGTTLETTWNHPFRVKKQGHALEAFSIENTTWVQAKDLHPGDVALGADGQELVITDIIIDERVETVYNFEVEEYHTYFVGEVGVWVHNDPFGYGAAMHYGNVLQLQACKDQACKEKVTKQITKANEAQIKIVAAEAVLLTGALACTYACPALILAGQNAINRIPSLLQNLGRSNPNAVQQEVKAGQEVAKGGSRVFEVGPYNTLKGVEIGLDAHHVGQKALMSRFIPGYNSGTAPSILVPKMGHTQGTGVLSRNTSGFTNAREVLSRDIFELRRVYSDVPNSSLQKLIEMNKTMYPGAFAK, encoded by the coding sequence TTGGCGGATGCAGCAGGAGATCCGGAAGCATTCCAAGCTAAAGTGAAGGAACTGGATAAGGATGGTAAGCTAAATCATCCTAGTGATGAGTTTGGAACTGTAGATACCGGAAAGTCACGAAGTGGGTTTGGAGTGATCTCCGGCTTCTTTGACGATATAGGCAGGTCGATCACAGGTAAAGAGACTAGCTTCGGAAGTGGTTATATTGATGAGAAAGGGAAATTCCACCAAAGAACTTGTTTTGTGGCTGGAACGCTCGTAACAAAACTAAAACCAGAATACTATGTAGTAGCTGATCAACTAGAACCAAATTCTAAGTATGAAGAACAAGTAGCTATCGAAAGTATCGTGGTGAGTGATTGGGTCTTGTCTAAAAATGATGAGACTGGTGAGACGTCTTATAAGCGAGTAGCGAATACATTTATTAGAACAACCGATGCGATTTACAAAGTATCTCTTGCTGATGGAACAACACTAGAAACCACTTGGAACCACCCGTTCCGTGTGAAAAAACAAGGTCATGCTTTAGAGGCGTTCTCTATAGAGAACACAACTTGGGTGCAGGCAAAAGACTTACATCCTGGGGATGTGGCTCTTGGTGCTGATGGACAAGAACTTGTGATTACCGACATCATTATTGATGAGCGGGTAGAGACAGTTTATAACTTTGAGGTGGAAGAGTATCATACCTACTTCGTAGGGGAAGTAGGGGTTTGGGTGCATAATGATCCTTTTGGGTATGGAGCTGCAATGCACTACGGAAATGTTTTACAGTTGCAAGCGTGTAAAGACCAGGCTTGTAAGGAAAAAGTAACAAAACAAATTACAAAAGCCAATGAGGCACAGATAAAAATTGTAGCTGCAGAAGCAGTGCTTCTTACAGGGGCGTTGGCCTGCACGTATGCTTGCCCGGCACTAATTTTGGCAGGGCAGAATGCAATTAATAGAATTCCTTCATTACTTCAAAATCTAGGTAGATCGAATCCGAATGCAGTGCAACAGGAAGTAAAAGCTGGACAAGAAGTTGCGAAGGGAGGGAGTAGAGTATTCGAAGTAGGTCCATATAACACCTTAAAAGGAGTGGAAATAGGATTGGATGCTCATCACGTAGGACAAAAAGCACTAATGAGCAGGTTTATTCCAGGTTATAATTCAGGTACGGCTCCCTCAATTTTGGTACCAAAAATGGGACACACTCAGGGTACAGGTGTCTTATCAAGGAACACATCAGGTTTTACAAATGCGCGTGAAGTGTTATCAAGAGATATTTTTGAATTAAGGCGTGTTTACTCGGATGTTCCAAATAGCTCTTTACAAAAATTAATAGAAAT